The following coding sequences lie in one Lolium perenne isolate Kyuss_39 chromosome 2, Kyuss_2.0, whole genome shotgun sequence genomic window:
- the LOC127333190 gene encoding ASI1-immunoprecipitated protein 1, whose protein sequence is MATSDEQVEQEYADFEAMVKRTIYIDHLSPLVTSQIIKAALSQCAKVVSSEFIVNYTIPYDIPAAALVELEDESQAKAAVDLMHDFPFIIGGMPRPVRAAYAKPEMFRNRPSRPGLGMEFRWVKEGDPEYDGMDKLKRLAKRQDAEQMALVKNQLEEEEELATQQQVTLDENYKKYQMLEDMVRNGEIDNLARHYEINLRHD, encoded by the exons ATGGCGACATCCGATGAACAGGTTGAGCAGGAGTATGCTGATTTCGAGGCGATGGTGAAGAGAACAATATATATCGATCACCTCTCCCCTCTGGTTACTAGCCAAATCATCAAAGCAGCTCTTTCCCAGTGTGCCAAGGTTGTCAGTTCGGAGTTCATCGTCAACTACACGATCCCGTACGACATCCCTGCCGCTGCATTGGTGGAATTGGAGGACGAGTCGCAAGCCAAGGCTGCTGTAGACCTGATGCACGATTTCCCCTTCATAATTGGTGGGATGCCCAGGCCTGTAAGAGCTGCCTATGCAAAGCCCGAAATGTTTCGGAATCGCCCTAGCCGGCCTGGCTTGGGGATGGAATTCCGCTGGGTAAAGGAAGGAGATCCAGAGTATGATGGGATGGATAAACTCAAGAGACTTGCAAAGAGGCAAGATGCAGAGCAGATGGCACTCGTCAAG AATCAactggaagaggaggaggagctggcgacgcAGCAGCAGGTGACACTTGATGAAAACTACAAGAAGTACCAAATGCTTGAGGATATGGTGCGAAACGGGGAGATTGATAACCTTGCTCGCCATTACGAGATCAACCTGCGCCACGACTGA